Proteins encoded by one window of Clostridium bornimense:
- a CDS encoding glycine--tRNA ligase, with product MAVEKTMDKIVALCKNRGFVFPGSDIYGGLANSWDYGPLGVELKNNVKKAWWKKFVQESPYNVGLDSAILMNREVWVASGHVGGFSDPLMDCKDCKARFRADKLVEDHMTASGVEVASADGWTKEQLKEYIDSNNIDCPKCGSHNYTEIRQFNLMFKTFQGVTEDSAAEIYLRPETAQGIFVNFKNVQRSARKKMPFGIAQIGKSFRNEITPGNFTFRTREFEQMELEFFCKPGTDLEWFKYWKDYCWNFLLGLGMNTEALRMRDHEQEELAFYSNATSDIEFLFPFGWGELWGIADRTDYDLTQHMNHSKTDLQYQDPVTNEKYIPYVIEPSLGADRVVLAFLCNAYDEEEVSEGDVRTVLRLHPALAPFKVAVLPLSKKLSEKSTEVYSELAKYFAVDYDEAGSIGKRYRRQDEIGTPFCITIDFDTLEDNTVTVRDRDTMDQVRLPISEVRAYVEEKLSF from the coding sequence ATGGCAGTAGAAAAGACTATGGATAAAATAGTAGCGTTATGCAAAAACAGAGGATTTGTTTTTCCTGGGTCAGATATTTATGGAGGACTAGCAAATTCATGGGATTATGGTCCATTAGGAGTAGAATTAAAAAACAATGTAAAAAAGGCATGGTGGAAAAAGTTTGTTCAGGAGTCACCATATAATGTTGGATTAGATTCAGCTATACTTATGAATAGAGAAGTATGGGTAGCTTCAGGTCACGTTGGTGGATTTTCAGATCCATTAATGGATTGTAAAGATTGTAAAGCTAGATTTAGAGCAGATAAATTAGTTGAAGATCATATGACAGCGTCAGGAGTAGAAGTTGCTTCAGCAGATGGATGGACTAAAGAACAATTAAAAGAATATATAGATTCAAATAATATAGATTGTCCTAAGTGTGGAAGTCACAATTATACAGAAATAAGACAATTTAATCTTATGTTTAAAACATTCCAAGGGGTAACAGAAGATTCTGCTGCAGAAATTTATTTAAGACCAGAAACAGCACAAGGTATATTTGTTAACTTTAAAAATGTTCAAAGAAGTGCTAGAAAGAAAATGCCTTTTGGTATAGCTCAAATAGGTAAATCTTTTAGAAATGAAATTACTCCAGGAAACTTTACTTTTAGAACAAGAGAATTCGAACAAATGGAATTAGAATTTTTCTGTAAACCAGGAACAGATTTAGAATGGTTTAAATATTGGAAAGATTATTGCTGGAATTTCCTTTTAGGATTAGGAATGAATACAGAAGCATTAAGAATGAGAGATCATGAACAAGAAGAATTAGCATTCTATTCAAATGCTACATCTGATATAGAATTCTTATTCCCATTTGGATGGGGTGAGTTATGGGGAATAGCAGATAGAACTGACTATGATTTAACTCAACATATGAATCATTCTAAGACTGATCTTCAATATCAAGATCCAGTGACAAATGAAAAATATATTCCATATGTAATTGAACCATCATTAGGTGCAGATAGAGTTGTATTAGCATTCTTATGTAACGCATATGATGAAGAAGAAGTTTCTGAAGGTGATGTAAGAACCGTTTTAAGATTACATCCTGCATTAGCACCATTTAAGGTAGCAGTACTACCTTTATCTAAAAAGTTATCTGAAAAATCTACTGAGGTTTATAGTGAACTTGCAAAATATTTTGCTGTAGACTATGATGAAGCAGGGTCCATTGGTAAGAGATACAGAAGACAAGATGAAATCGGAACACCATTCTGTATAACTATAGACTTTGATACATTAGAAGATAATACTGTAACTGTAAGAGATAGAGATACTATGGATCAAGTTAGACTTCCTATTAGTGAAGTTAGAGCTTATGTAGAAGAAAAGTTATCATTTTAA
- a CDS encoding RICIN domain-containing protein, protein MIKKTFIKTIITFTTAIALTLNSSAIASFSSLKTNVYAATSTARQMEYLDRGVIATKVNNGVYIGWRMLGTDNENISFNIYRDGKKINSSPITNSTNYLDTSGTTNSKYSIKPVINNKEQDGTSEVSVSSTPYKSIPIKKPADGKTPSGEEYSYSANDGSVGDVDGDGQYEIILKWDPSNSKDNSQDGYTGNTYIDAYKMDGTFLWRIDLGVNIRSGAHYTQFIVYDFDGDGKAEVACKTADGTKDGTGKYIGDKSKDYRNSKGRVLSGPEYLTMFEGSTGKALSTIDFSPERGKVSDWGDSYGNRVDRFLGGVAYLDGKTPSLVMSRGYYAKTAITTYNFKNGKLTKNWEFVADGSTNSSYRDRGCHSLSVADVDNDNKDEIIFGSATIDDNGKGLYSTGLSHGDALHVGDLDPTNDGLEVFQVHESKTSKYGFDLRDAETGKVLWGIKTGTDVGRGLTADIDPTHPGEEMWASGQGLYNSSGEKISSSTPGSINFAAWWDGDLSRELVDRNRIDKWDYQNNKLNRLLTATGCSANNSTKATPVLQADILGDWREEIIWRTDDSSELRIYSTTDITEYRIHTLMHDYVYRLGVAWQNVAYNQPPHTSFFLGNGMSKVSSPNIYLAGSSNSSNDSSSSSNTSTSNNSTTVTKITSGKCYRLKNANSGQYMDVKNGNYANNTNIQQHPSNDESAQVFKIVSVGDGYYKMVSQVGNADKVVDVSGKKTSNGTNIALYTDKSATNQQFKFKCLDNGNFVIYTRVSKNKSVIEVENASKSKKANIQQWEYNSNLCQEWILELAD, encoded by the coding sequence GTGATAAAAAAAACTTTTATTAAAACTATAATAACTTTTACAACTGCTATTGCTCTAACTCTAAATTCTTCAGCCATTGCAAGTTTTTCATCGTTAAAAACTAACGTTTACGCTGCCACTTCTACAGCAAGACAAATGGAGTATTTAGATCGTGGCGTTATAGCTACTAAAGTTAACAATGGTGTATATATTGGTTGGAGAATGTTAGGTACTGATAATGAAAATATTTCTTTCAACATATATAGAGATGGTAAAAAAATAAATTCTTCACCTATAACTAACAGCACCAATTATCTTGATACTAGCGGAACTACAAACTCTAAATATTCTATAAAGCCAGTAATAAACAATAAAGAACAGGACGGAACATCTGAGGTATCTGTATCCTCAACACCATATAAATCTATCCCAATAAAAAAACCTGCTGATGGAAAAACTCCATCTGGAGAAGAATATAGCTATAGTGCTAATGATGGTAGTGTAGGAGATGTAGATGGTGATGGACAATATGAAATTATATTAAAATGGGATCCATCTAATAGTAAAGATAACTCTCAAGATGGATATACAGGAAACACTTATATCGATGCTTATAAAATGGATGGTACTTTTCTATGGCGCATAGATTTAGGAGTAAATATTCGCTCTGGTGCTCATTATACTCAATTTATAGTTTATGATTTTGATGGCGATGGTAAAGCTGAAGTAGCATGTAAAACTGCAGATGGAACAAAGGACGGTACTGGAAAATACATTGGTGATAAGAGTAAAGATTATAGAAATAGCAAAGGACGTGTTTTAAGTGGTCCTGAGTATTTAACAATGTTTGAAGGCTCCACCGGTAAAGCTTTATCTACTATAGATTTTTCTCCTGAAAGAGGCAAAGTAAGTGATTGGGGAGATAGCTATGGTAATAGAGTTGATCGTTTCCTTGGTGGTGTTGCATATTTAGATGGTAAAACTCCAAGTCTTGTTATGAGCAGAGGATATTATGCTAAAACTGCTATAACAACTTATAACTTTAAAAACGGCAAGCTTACAAAGAATTGGGAGTTCGTTGCAGATGGTTCAACAAATTCTAGCTATAGAGATCGTGGTTGCCACAGCTTAAGTGTAGCTGATGTAGATAATGACAATAAAGATGAGATAATATTTGGTTCAGCAACTATAGATGATAATGGTAAAGGATTATATTCTACAGGACTTTCTCATGGTGATGCGTTACATGTTGGAGACTTAGATCCTACTAATGATGGATTGGAAGTTTTCCAAGTACACGAATCAAAGACCTCCAAATATGGATTTGATCTTCGCGATGCAGAAACTGGAAAAGTGCTTTGGGGCATAAAGACTGGTACTGATGTAGGTAGAGGTCTTACTGCTGATATAGATCCTACTCATCCAGGCGAAGAAATGTGGGCATCAGGCCAAGGCTTATATAACTCTTCTGGTGAAAAAATAAGTTCTTCAACTCCAGGTTCTATAAACTTTGCTGCATGGTGGGATGGCGACTTATCTCGTGAATTAGTAGATCGAAATAGAATAGATAAATGGGATTATCAAAATAACAAATTAAACAGACTTTTAACCGCTACTGGATGCTCTGCTAATAATAGTACAAAGGCCACTCCTGTATTACAGGCTGATATATTAGGAGATTGGCGCGAAGAAATAATTTGGAGAACTGACGATAGTAGTGAATTAAGGATTTATTCAACAACAGATATAACTGAATATCGTATTCATACATTAATGCATGATTATGTATATAGATTGGGAGTAGCTTGGCAAAATGTTGCATATAATCAACCTCCACATACAAGCTTTTTCTTAGGTAATGGTATGTCAAAGGTTTCTTCACCTAATATATATTTAGCAGGTAGCTCTAACAGCTCAAATGATTCATCTAGTTCTAGTAATACTTCTACATCTAATAATTCAACTACTGTAACTAAAATTACTAGTGGTAAGTGCTATAGACTTAAAAATGCAAATAGTGGTCAATATATGGATGTAAAAAACGGCAACTATGCTAATAATACTAATATACAACAACATCCTTCTAATGATGAATCTGCCCAAGTTTTCAAAATAGTAAGTGTTGGTGATGGATATTATAAAATGGTATCTCAAGTTGGAAATGCAGATAAAGTTGTAGATGTTAGCGGCAAAAAAACTTCTAATGGTACTAATATAGCATTATATACTGATAAATCTGCTACTAATCAACAATTCAAGTTCAAATGTCTAGATAATGGTAACTTTGTTATATACACTAGAGTTTCAAAAAATAAATCTGTCATCGAAGTAGAAAATGCCAGCAAAAGTAAAAAAGCAAATATTCAACAATGGGAATATAATTCTAACCTATGCCAAGAATGGATTCTTGAATTAGCTGATTAA
- a CDS encoding helix-turn-helix domain-containing protein has translation MCKKRNFSAEEKVKYVEEYLKSKNSMSHFSSMLGIALESFRQWIRNYNSIGAEAFTMEGYKGYSKELKLQAVEAYLSNLYSQDEICAKYKIRSKTQLQRWISIYNSHNKLKSSGVGGTAIMTKGRTTTYNERIEIVKYYIENDKNYAKTAEKFQISYQQIYSWIKKYETNGIEALLDKRGKRKLADEMSEIEKLKAKNKLLEAENRRQQMEIEFLKKLDEIERRRF, from the coding sequence ATGTGTAAAAAACGTAATTTTAGTGCTGAAGAAAAAGTTAAATATGTTGAGGAATATCTAAAAAGTAAAAATAGTATGAGTCATTTTTCATCTATGCTGGGGATTGCCTTAGAATCTTTTCGTCAATGGATTCGTAACTACAATAGTATAGGCGCGGAAGCCTTTACGATGGAAGGATATAAGGGCTATTCTAAAGAATTGAAATTACAAGCAGTAGAAGCTTATTTGTCAAATTTATATTCTCAAGATGAAATTTGTGCAAAATATAAAATACGTTCAAAAACGCAACTACAAAGATGGATTTCAATATATAATAGTCATAATAAACTAAAATCTTCTGGAGTTGGAGGGACAGCAATTATGACTAAAGGTAGAACTACAACTTATAATGAACGTATTGAGATTGTAAAGTATTATATAGAAAATGATAAAAATTACGCTAAAACAGCAGAAAAATTTCAAATATCATATCAACAAATATATAGTTGGATTAAGAAATATGAAACCAATGGCATTGAAGCACTATTAGATAAACGTGGAAAGCGAAAGCTTGCCGATGAAATGTCTGAAATAGAAAAGTTAAAAGCGAAAAACAAATTACTTGAAGCCGAAAATCGTAGACAACAGATGGAGATAGAATTCTTAAAAAAGTTAGACGAAATAGAAAGGAGGCGATTTTAA
- a CDS encoding IS3 family transposase, with translation MLSKTKNEFIYLAIQELHKQKSFSIKELCEIAGIARSAYYKWTNRKVSMNEKFNEVLLSLIQESYEEINGILGYRQMTIKLNRENDFHVNPKRIYRLMCILNLKSVCRRKRKTYKKSTPETVADNILNRDFYADKFGEKWLTDVTEMKYGIGKKAYLSAILDLSDKSIVSFVIGHSNNNNLVFQTFDIARREYPQATPIFHSDRGFQYTSKTFKKKLEEANMIQSMSRVSRCIDNGPMEAFWGMLKSEMYYLKKFNSYEELEAAIIEYIDYYNNRRYQKRLNSMTPLEYREYLLKSVA, from the coding sequence ATTTTAAGTAAAACAAAAAATGAATTTATCTATTTAGCAATACAAGAGTTGCATAAGCAAAAATCTTTTTCTATTAAAGAATTATGTGAAATAGCCGGTATTGCACGCTCCGCATATTATAAATGGACGAATCGCAAAGTAAGTATGAATGAAAAATTTAATGAGGTGTTATTATCACTTATACAAGAATCATATGAAGAAATAAACGGAATATTAGGATATAGACAAATGACTATAAAATTAAATCGTGAAAATGATTTTCATGTAAATCCAAAGAGAATTTATAGGCTTATGTGTATTCTTAATCTAAAGTCAGTATGTCGTAGAAAACGAAAAACTTATAAAAAATCTACACCTGAAACTGTAGCTGATAATATTCTAAATAGAGATTTCTATGCAGATAAATTTGGTGAAAAGTGGCTCACAGATGTAACGGAAATGAAGTATGGTATTGGAAAGAAAGCATATTTAAGTGCAATTCTAGATCTTTCTGATAAGAGTATTGTCTCTTTTGTAATTGGGCATTCAAATAATAATAATCTAGTGTTTCAAACATTTGATATTGCCCGTAGGGAGTATCCGCAGGCTACGCCTATTTTTCATAGTGATCGTGGTTTTCAGTATACTTCAAAAACATTTAAGAAAAAGCTTGAAGAAGCTAATATGATTCAAAGTATGTCACGAGTATCACGTTGTATTGATAATGGTCCAATGGAAGCATTTTGGGGTATGTTAAAATCAGAAATGTATTATTTAAAGAAATTTAATTCATATGAAGAATTAGAAGCAGCAATTATAGAGTACATAGATTATTACAATAATCGTAGATATCAAAAACGTCTCAACTCTATGACTCCGTTAGAATATAGGGAGTATTTATTAAAATCTGTAGCATAA
- a CDS encoding VanW family protein: MDKKGFIDFEKIKNIFNKKLLWIVAPIATVAIIGACSVIFVNSQVNKWENKIYPNVIVEGVNLGGKTKEEALKIMEENITKEYSGKKIIVKAEDNEYEFEIDVNALEKNSQDIIEKAEQYGKDKGLFSKYKMIKEKEEVNFDLEFALNDEEINRIATEVKDKVNTDPKDATIKLSNGNFNITDDIVGKVVNEEKIKEDIKEAFKSKDGDSYSITAEVENTNARITADELRKINKKVSTFTTKFGTSDAGRVTNVSLAAKTLNGIMLMPGDEFSFNNIVGDTTADKGYQPATVIVGTKFEKDYGGGICQVSTTLYNAVMQLNIRATERHPHNMAVSYVDKSTDAAIAYGYQDYKFKNTLSYPIYIEGYTNNGTLTFNIYSNEGAVTSGVSYKMRGEITETVQPSVTRENDDTLEIGEEKVESNGTVGYKSIGYLDKIVNGQVVSSEKINTDYYKPSDTIIKVGTKEKE; encoded by the coding sequence ATGGATAAGAAGGGATTTATAGATTTTGAGAAAATAAAAAATATATTTAATAAAAAGTTACTATGGATAGTAGCGCCTATAGCAACTGTTGCAATTATTGGAGCTTGTAGTGTTATTTTTGTAAATTCACAGGTTAATAAATGGGAGAATAAAATATATCCTAATGTTATTGTTGAAGGTGTAAATCTTGGTGGAAAAACAAAAGAAGAAGCTTTAAAGATTATGGAAGAAAATATTACAAAAGAATATAGTGGGAAGAAAATAATTGTTAAAGCAGAAGATAATGAATATGAGTTTGAAATAGATGTTAATGCTTTAGAAAAGAATTCACAAGATATAATCGAAAAAGCAGAACAATACGGAAAAGATAAAGGATTATTTTCGAAATATAAGATGATTAAGGAAAAAGAAGAAGTAAATTTTGATTTAGAATTTGCTCTTAATGATGAAGAAATTAATAGGATTGCAACAGAGGTTAAAGATAAAGTTAATACAGATCCTAAAGATGCAACTATAAAATTAAGTAATGGTAATTTCAATATTACTGATGATATTGTTGGAAAAGTTGTAAATGAGGAAAAAATTAAGGAAGATATTAAAGAAGCTTTCAAAAGTAAGGATGGAGATAGTTATTCTATTACTGCAGAAGTGGAAAATACTAATGCAAGAATTACAGCTGATGAATTAAGAAAGATTAATAAGAAAGTTAGTACATTTACAACAAAATTTGGAACAAGCGATGCTGGAAGAGTGACTAATGTTAGTTTAGCTGCAAAAACATTAAATGGTATAATGCTTATGCCTGGAGATGAATTTTCTTTTAATAATATTGTTGGAGATACTACTGCTGATAAAGGTTACCAACCTGCAACTGTAATTGTTGGAACTAAATTTGAAAAAGATTATGGCGGAGGTATATGCCAAGTATCTACTACTTTATATAATGCAGTAATGCAATTAAATATAAGAGCTACTGAGAGGCATCCTCATAATATGGCTGTTAGCTATGTTGATAAAAGTACAGATGCAGCGATAGCTTATGGATATCAGGATTATAAGTTTAAAAATACATTAAGTTATCCTATTTACATAGAAGGATATACTAATAATGGTACTTTAACATTTAATATTTATAGTAATGAAGGAGCGGTTACTTCAGGAGTTTCTTATAAGATGAGAGGTGAAATTACTGAAACTGTACAACCGTCTGTTACAAGAGAAAATGATGATACTTTAGAAATTGGTGAAGAGAAGGTAGAAAGTAATGGAACAGTAGGATATAAGTCTATAGGTTATTTAGATAAGATTGTTAATGGACAAGTCGTAAGTAGTGAAAAAATTAATACAGATTATTATAAACCTTCAGATACTATAATAAAGGTTGGAACTAAAGAAAAAGAGTAA
- a CDS encoding M15 family metallopeptidase: protein MKKLKVKNKKRFTIFLALMLLAGSSTVVALEKNSISKPSTSSKELKESSEKVNSSDKTNNKDNSNNEDIKKQLLDQYNYKDSNSIFVLVNKENKLEDGYIPTDLVEINYNLVNKPIQMRSEAAEALNNMMVEGKANGLSLLLSSGYRSSDSQETLYSDEVATRGEGINYVAPPGTSEHETGLAIDITSNKIGCKLEDIFDTTEEGQWLRDNAHRFGFILRYPKDKEEITGYLYEPWHFRYVGVELATELYERGITLEEYYEGE, encoded by the coding sequence ATGAAAAAGCTGAAGGTAAAAAATAAAAAGAGATTTACAATCTTTTTAGCACTTATGTTATTAGCAGGATCTAGTACGGTTGTAGCTTTGGAGAAAAATAGTATTAGTAAACCTAGTACTTCTAGCAAAGAATTAAAGGAAAGTAGTGAAAAGGTAAATAGTAGTGATAAAACCAATAATAAAGATAATTCTAATAATGAAGATATAAAGAAACAGTTGTTAGATCAGTATAATTATAAAGATAGCAATAGTATTTTTGTATTAGTTAATAAAGAGAATAAATTAGAGGATGGATATATACCAACAGATTTAGTTGAGATTAATTATAATTTAGTAAATAAACCTATACAGATGAGAAGTGAAGCAGCAGAAGCGTTAAATAATATGATGGTAGAAGGTAAAGCTAATGGATTATCTTTATTGCTTTCATCTGGATATAGAAGCAGTGATAGTCAAGAAACTTTATATAGTGATGAGGTGGCTACTAGAGGTGAAGGAATTAATTATGTTGCTCCACCAGGGACATCTGAACATGAAACAGGATTAGCGATAGATATAACTAGTAATAAGATAGGATGTAAATTAGAAGATATATTTGATACTACTGAAGAAGGACAATGGCTTAGAGATAATGCACATAGATTTGGATTTATATTAAGATATCCTAAGGATAAAGAAGAAATCACAGGATATTTATATGAACCATGGCATTTTAGATATGTAGGTGTTGAGTTAGCAACTGAATTATATGAAAGAGGAATAACACTAGAAGAGTATTATGAAGGAGAATAG
- the lysS gene encoding lysine--tRNA ligase codes for MADEKQVANEELNEELETEKLNGLLLERRKKLAQLQEEGMDPFDQYKVERTHNSQQIRDNYDELENTTVTVAGRLMSKRVQGKAGFSDIYDREGKLQLYVKLDNVGEEALKRFKTLDIGDFIAVTGEVFKSRTGEITIKVMEFTALTKSLRPLPEKFHGLKDTDLRYRQRYVDLIMNPEVKDTFIKRTAIIKAMREFLDNRGYLEVETPILSSIAGGAAARPFITHHNTLDIDMYLRIATELHLKRLIVGGLEKVYEIGRNFRNEGMSVRHNPEFTMIELYEAYSDYNDMMELTENMVAYITEKVHGTTKVVYEGTEIDFAPPWRRITMVDAVKEYAGVDFNTINSDEEAQAIAKEKHLELKKDLKNYTKGEILNELYEAFAEEKMIQPTFVIDYPVEISPLTKKKRGNEMFTERFEGFVYGRELCNAYSELNDPIVQKERFLQQLREREMGDDEAYMMDDDFITALEIGMPPTGGMGMGIDRLVMFLTNSSSIKDVILFPTMKPTNTK; via the coding sequence ATGGCTGATGAAAAGCAAGTAGCTAATGAAGAGCTTAATGAAGAATTAGAAACTGAAAAATTGAATGGACTTTTATTAGAAAGAAGAAAAAAATTAGCTCAATTACAAGAAGAGGGTATGGATCCATTCGACCAATATAAAGTGGAAAGAACACATAATTCTCAACAAATAAGAGATAATTATGATGAATTAGAAAATACAACTGTAACAGTTGCTGGTAGATTAATGTCTAAAAGAGTTCAAGGTAAAGCTGGATTTTCTGACATCTATGATAGAGAGGGAAAACTTCAATTATATGTAAAGCTAGATAATGTAGGTGAAGAAGCACTTAAGAGATTCAAAACTTTAGATATAGGAGATTTCATTGCTGTAACAGGTGAAGTATTTAAAAGTAGAACAGGTGAAATTACTATTAAAGTTATGGAATTCACTGCACTTACAAAATCATTAAGACCGCTACCAGAAAAATTCCATGGATTAAAAGATACAGATTTAAGATATAGACAAAGATATGTAGATCTTATAATGAATCCAGAAGTAAAGGATACATTTATTAAGAGAACTGCAATAATAAAAGCTATGAGAGAGTTTTTAGATAATAGAGGATACCTTGAAGTTGAAACACCAATTCTTTCATCTATTGCTGGAGGTGCAGCTGCAAGACCATTTATTACACATCATAATACTTTAGATATTGATATGTACTTAAGAATTGCTACAGAATTACATCTTAAGAGATTAATAGTTGGTGGACTTGAAAAAGTTTATGAGATAGGAAGAAACTTTAGAAATGAAGGTATGTCAGTAAGACATAATCCTGAATTCACTATGATAGAGTTATATGAAGCGTACTCTGATTATAATGACATGATGGAATTAACAGAAAATATGGTAGCTTATATAACAGAAAAGGTTCATGGAACAACTAAGGTAGTTTATGAAGGCACAGAAATAGATTTTGCTCCACCTTGGAGAAGAATTACTATGGTAGATGCAGTTAAAGAATATGCTGGTGTTGATTTCAACACAATAAATAGTGACGAAGAAGCTCAAGCTATAGCTAAGGAAAAGCATTTAGAACTAAAGAAAGATTTAAAGAATTACACTAAGGGTGAAATCTTAAATGAATTATATGAAGCTTTTGCTGAAGAAAAAATGATTCAACCTACTTTTGTAATAGATTATCCAGTAGAAATTTCTCCTCTTACAAAGAAAAAGAGAGGAAATGAAATGTTTACTGAAAGATTTGAAGGCTTTGTTTATGGAAGAGAATTATGTAATGCATACTCTGAATTAAATGATCCTATAGTACAAAAGGAAAGATTCCTTCAACAATTAAGAGAAAGAGAAATGGGTGATGATGAAGCTTACATGATGGATGATGATTTCATAACAGCTTTAGAAATCGGTATGCCACCTACTGGAGGAATGGGAATGGGAATTGATAGATTAGTTATGTTCTTAACTAATTCATCATCTATAAAAGATGTAATTTTATTCCCTACTATGAAACCTACGAATACAAAGTAG
- the greA gene encoding transcription elongation factor GreA produces the protein MSAEKKFVMTYNGIRKLEEELNYLKTTKRSEIKEKIKVALSFGDLSENSEYDEAKNEQAFVEGKIAQLEAMLKKVEVVDESDISKDVISIGSRAKIKDLDFNEIDLYTIVGSAEADPLNFKISHESPVGKALIGKKVGEKVTVDVPDGQLSLEIVEIL, from the coding sequence ATGAGCGCAGAAAAAAAATTTGTAATGACTTATAATGGAATAAGAAAATTAGAAGAGGAATTAAATTATTTAAAAACTACAAAAAGAAGTGAAATTAAAGAAAAAATTAAAGTAGCACTTTCTTTTGGAGATTTAAGTGAAAATTCTGAATATGATGAAGCGAAAAATGAGCAAGCTTTTGTGGAGGGTAAAATTGCACAATTAGAAGCAATGCTAAAAAAAGTTGAAGTAGTAGATGAAAGTGATATTAGTAAAGATGTAATATCTATTGGTTCAAGAGCAAAGATTAAAGACTTAGACTTTAATGAAATAGATTTATATACCATTGTTGGTTCAGCAGAAGCGGATCCATTGAACTTTAAGATTTCACATGAGTCACCGGTTGGGAAGGCTTTAATTGGTAAAAAAGTTGGTGAAAAAGTGACTGTAGATGTTCCAGATGGTCAATTATCTTTAGAGATAGTAGAAATTTTATAA
- the dusB gene encoding tRNA dihydrouridine synthase DusB translates to MKIGNLTFENKVFLAPMAGVTDSAFRRICVEQGCGMVTTELISAKGLYYGSENTEALLKLTNEEKPAAVQIFGRDSYIMAKAAERFDSDDRFFAIDINMGCPAPKVVKNGEGSALLKEPELAAEIVREVSKATSKPVTVKYRIGFDSNSINAVEFGKVLEEAGAKCITIHGRTREQMYSGTANWNIIKQVKEAVDIPVVGNGDVNSFDSALRLFQETNCDAIMIGRGAQGNPFIFREVGDYLNGREVRRPTNEEKIDTVIKHLKLEIEDFGEYKAVREMRKHIAWYLKGLKNSIDIKNQINVLTSADEVIKVLMEYKKSII, encoded by the coding sequence ATGAAAATAGGAAATCTTACTTTTGAAAATAAGGTTTTCTTAGCACCAATGGCAGGTGTTACAGATTCTGCTTTTAGGAGGATTTGTGTAGAACAAGGATGTGGTATGGTTACCACAGAATTAATTAGTGCAAAAGGACTATATTATGGGTCAGAAAATACAGAAGCGCTTTTAAAGTTAACAAATGAAGAGAAACCAGCAGCAGTACAAATTTTTGGAAGAGATTCATATATAATGGCAAAAGCAGCTGAAAGATTTGATAGTGATGATAGATTTTTTGCTATAGATATTAATATGGGATGCCCAGCACCTAAAGTTGTAAAAAATGGAGAAGGTTCAGCATTATTAAAAGAGCCTGAGTTAGCAGCAGAAATAGTCAGAGAAGTAAGTAAAGCAACATCAAAACCTGTTACAGTGAAATATCGTATAGGATTTGATAGTAATAGTATAAATGCAGTTGAATTTGGTAAAGTTTTAGAGGAAGCCGGAGCTAAGTGCATAACTATCCATGGTAGAACTAGAGAACAAATGTATTCTGGAACTGCTAATTGGAATATTATAAAACAAGTAAAAGAGGCAGTTGATATACCTGTAGTTGGTAATGGAGATGTAAATAGTTTTGACAGTGCACTTAGATTATTTCAAGAGACTAACTGTGATGCAATAATGATAGGTAGAGGAGCACAAGGGAATCCTTTCATTTTTAGAGAAGTAGGAGATTACTTAAATGGGAGAGAAGTAAGGCGTCCTACAAATGAAGAAAAAATTGATACTGTAATAAAGCATCTTAAATTAGAGATAGAAGACTTTGGAGAATATAAAGCTGTTAGAGAAATGCGAAAGCATATTGCATGGTATTTGAAAGGCCTTAAAAACTCTATAGATATAAAAAATCAAATAAATGTATTAACTAGTGCTGACGAAGTAATAAAAGTATTAATGGAATATAAAAAGTCTATAATATAG